One genomic segment of Alphaproteobacteria bacterium includes these proteins:
- a CDS encoding thiolase family protein, whose amino-acid sequence MDHDVVIVSAMRTPIGAFQGALSALTAPQLGSIAVEGALKAASLSGSEVDEVILGCVLSAGLGQAPARQAAIGAGLKPSTSCTTINKVCGSGMKAVMMACDQLRLGNARIMIAGGMESMTNAPYLLDRARQGYRFGHAKILDHLLVDGLEDPYHAGRVMGSFAEDTAAHFKFTREDQDAYAIESLTRVQEAASKGLFDKEIVLLDLVDGKNTISLHQDETPTKVKVEKIPQLKPAFKPDGTVTAANSSSLSDGAAALALMSSGEAKERGLTPLAVIRGYASHAQEPQWFTTAPIGAIEKLLKDLNWSVEDVDLFEINEAFAVVTMAAMKKMNIPHEKVNVLGGATALGHPLGASGARVLVTLVHALEARGVTKGIAAVCIGGGEATAIAVERI is encoded by the coding sequence ATCGATCATGACGTTGTTATTGTTTCGGCCATGCGCACTCCCATCGGTGCGTTTCAAGGGGCTTTGTCTGCCCTGACTGCTCCGCAGCTGGGTAGTATAGCGGTTGAAGGGGCTTTGAAAGCCGCCTCTCTCTCTGGCTCTGAAGTAGATGAAGTGATCTTGGGCTGTGTATTATCGGCGGGTTTGGGGCAAGCGCCCGCGCGTCAGGCCGCTATTGGCGCAGGTCTCAAGCCCTCAACATCTTGCACAACGATTAATAAAGTTTGTGGATCGGGCATGAAAGCGGTGATGATGGCGTGTGACCAACTTCGCCTTGGGAATGCACGTATCATGATTGCCGGCGGTATGGAGAGCATGACCAATGCGCCCTATTTGTTGGATCGCGCCCGCCAAGGCTATCGTTTTGGGCATGCAAAAATTTTGGATCATTTACTCGTCGATGGCCTGGAAGATCCTTATCATGCGGGCCGCGTGATGGGCTCATTTGCGGAAGATACGGCGGCTCATTTTAAGTTCACGCGCGAAGACCAAGATGCTTATGCCATCGAATCCTTAACCCGTGTTCAAGAGGCGGCATCGAAGGGATTATTTGACAAAGAGATTGTTCTTCTGGATTTGGTTGATGGGAAAAACACGATATCTCTTCATCAAGATGAAACCCCAACGAAGGTAAAGGTTGAGAAAATACCCCAACTCAAACCTGCTTTCAAGCCGGATGGAACGGTGACGGCGGCGAACTCTTCCTCCCTTTCAGATGGGGCGGCGGCGCTGGCGTTGATGTCTTCGGGGGAAGCGAAGGAGCGAGGTTTGACACCTCTAGCGGTGATTCGTGGATATGCGTCTCATGCCCAAGAACCCCAATGGTTTACAACGGCCCCCATAGGGGCGATTGAAAAGCTCTTGAAGGACCTGAATTGGTCCGTTGAGGATGTAGATTTGTTTGAGATAAACGAAGCCTTTGCGGTTGTCACCATGGCAGCAATGAAGAAGATGAATATTCCCCATGAGAAGGTCAATGTTCTTGGTGGGGCAACGGCCTTAGGCCATCCTCTTGGGGCAAGTGGTGCCCGTGTTCTTGTGACGTT